CATGCTCCTTTTTGAGTTCTATGATGTATTCTTCGAAGAGCTGTCGCCGTTCGTTTTCATCGTCGGTCGACCTGAAGATGGTTTCGCCTTCGATGATCGGACGGATCGTCTTCCATCGGCTATAATTCTTGATTTCAGGGTGACGTTTCAACATAGTATTGAAATCTGCTCTGAGCTTAGCGAATCTCTCTTTCGCTCGGTCTTTTTCCTGCAAGCGAACCTCGACCGCATATTTCTCGAAGGCTGCTTTGCGGTCTCTGGGATCCTTGAGAGCGCGATACTGAGCATCTTTGATAATTTCCCGCATGGTTTGTTCCCACGTCCAGTCAGGCTGGACATTGTGGCGCTTGAGCATTTTCATGAATGCTCCCTCAGCTTCTTCCAGAGATGCATAGTCCGGTTCTTGTGTTGCTCCTAGCATGGAACCAGCCGCAATTCCATTGACATCGCCAGCACCAAAACCTCCACGGTTATCGTTGTACCCTCGGTCATAGTCGTCACGATCACGCGTTTGGGGGTAGGAAGAGAATGAGCTAACTCCGCCTGCAACGAAAGTTGGGGCCCTAAGCAGGAATTGATAAGTACAATGTAGAATACGGGACGAGGATGGGATACTTACGCGGCAGGTGGAGGCTGCGCCGCCTGAGCCTGCGCCAACGCATTTTTGTACACCTCTGGCATTTCCCATGTGCTCTGCTTGGTCTCCGAATTAGACCAGTACTTTCGCCCACCCTCGGCGGTATACTCTTTCCACGGCTGATTCGCCAAAGCCCGCTATAAAACAGAGTAAATTGTTAGAAACCTAGATGAATATGCGAATGGGAACCACACTAACCTCGACAGGCGTCATCAACTCGGCGGGTTTCGTCCATTGTGTCGCTTTCGTCTGAACGTTGTAGTAATAGGTTCTCCCTTCAGCAGTGCGGGCTTCCTGCCACAAAGGGGCAGCACCGGCAGGCGCACTCATTGGGTTCATTTTGCAGCTTCAGAGGAAGCTCTCAATGTCGGCGTTGTTCAGATTGCTATCTTGCTCGACGAGGTTCGGGGAAAATCCCTCGGGCTCCGTATGTTTGTCTTGTTTGCACTATTTCCCCGTCCCCAACACCGCGCCGCCTAATGCTAGGTTCCAAAGAACAACCGCCGATTGTCAGTAAATGCATGGTTAGTGCAGTCCATAGTCGGTACTTATATCGAGCTATTTCTGATTATGATTTCTAGGTGGACATGCGACTGCTGCCCCCGCTATGCCTAGTTTCGATGTCCCTGGCGAGTTCTTGAGACATGCTGTTCTAGATACTGTTGTCCCACATGCATCAAACATCGATCTAGAAGCGGCGCTGACATCTGCGCTCGAAGAGGGTGCAGAAGATCTACCGTCTGTCCTTTCATATATACCCCAGCGGTCCATTTTGTTCTTTGGTAAGCTATTATCTGGTATCCTCACCGAGCTTTATCTCTTACTCATATACAGCCTGATATAGATGAATTCTGCACCGCCCGCGTTGTCCTTAGACTCTCCAATTGCTCCCAAAGCAGCTTAAAATCACATCTCCAGAACCTCGATATCCGCGTCGATGTCTTTGCCATTGACCCTGCGGAGGCTGTCGCGGAAAACCCAACGCCCACGCGGGACCTTATCTTCTCAGGGGTTGTAGACACGCAGGCAGATCCGCTGGTCGTTGTAAACGAGTTTGAAGGTGAATCCGGAGAAGGAAACCATATATATGTTATCTGGAACGTTGAGACTTTTCTCAGTAAGATTTCAGCCCTGATGCCCTGGAAGTTGGGCTAATCCTGACTGTTTAGAGCGCCCCCGTATCCGCATTCAACACCCCTCTATAATTTTCATTGCCAACGCCAGCCTTAATCCGGCGGAAACTCGACATGATGCTCGTGAAGACACATACCTACCGTCTCTGGTTCCTGCTTCTACGAATGTGCTGCAACCTCTCACGACAGACTCTGCCTTCGGTCACAAGGACCCTTTCCTTCCAGCTTCTAGGCTTTTGCGCGTCGTGCCCGCGAAATATAGTGAAGACCCTATATACAATGTGCTACAAGAGTCGGGACATCCGACACGGATAGTGCCCGCTGCTAGTGCACGGATACGTTATTCTAGGCTGAATTCGTTTTCCAGTCGACCGACAACCATCGCGAACCTTGATTTCGAAGTTACTCCTTTCTTGAATTGTGAGGTGGTGTTTGACAGGGCAGATCTTCGACTATCGGATGGGTCAATCGAAATACTGACAAATGGGACTGGGCTTGTACCGCCCGTTACATGCCACCCACGAGACGATATAACTTTGATGTACAAGCTGACCCCGGAGTGTGGGCCAGACTCCAGGGATTCGACTACGGTGCTTGTGAGCACGTTGGAAATATCTCTGGAAGCCGTTATTAATGTATCAGAGAACTGTAACCCTCGGATCATGATGCAATGGACGACGAATATCGATTTTTCGCTAGCGCTTAACCCAAATTTTGGTGCTCCAAGCCAGGCCTTACAGCGGACTAACCGACCTACAAGTCTTTCAACTTTACCTAGTCAGGCTGGAACTGTACCTGGAGGAAATCAATCAAACCGAACGTCCTTAAGGGAGCGGGCGTATTCTGCAACAGAAAGTATGGGTGTGACCATGTCTTTTACGGGTCCTCAGACTGTGGACGTCGGGAAGCCTTTCTCCTGGAGCGTTTTCATCGTGAATCGCTCCGCCACACCTCGAAAATTCGCCATGATTGCCATACCTCGACGGAAGGTAGCTAATGCGAGAGGACATGTAGCCcggccatcatcttcgtcaatgaCAACTCGTCGTAGTGACCAAGTTGCGGAAGCAGTGACAGACGACAACATCGTTCACGCCATGCAGAAGAGTGTGGCTGGCCAAGAAGCGGATCTTGTTTGCCTGAGCACGGACGTGCGAGTTGGGTAGGTCTTCTCTACGTTCTTATCAATATGACGGATACGGCTAACGACTTTTGTGTTCTAGTCCATTACTGCCTGGAACTTGTTTTGAGACTGATTTAAAGTTCCTCCCTCTGGCACTGGGCTCTTTACGGCTGGAATCAGTACGCCTCATTGATGTAAATACCAACGAAACCACTGATATCAAGGATCTCCCGGATATTTTGTCCCTGGGGCAGAATGCATAGCTTTACGACCAGAAATATGATGACAGTGTGAACTTGGACGGAGATAAATTTAAATCGCTAATACCCTGAGCATACTGGTGTAACGAAATGTAGTACGTATGACTGAAAGTCACCGGTCATACAGTGCAACCATCTGGTACTGTTATCCATAGCATCCACTTGAGCATATATTCTGGGTGGTATGAAGTTTACAGCTGGACGTGGAGATCTGAGCATTGGTTTCATACGAGGTGAATTATTTGCTGCCTACCTTGCCAGTTGGAGACTGAATCAAGATGATATGAATAAAAGTCAGAAAATAGTGAGCACGAACAGTGAAAATGGACTATTCTGGGGTGAAGTGTCAGACTCCTAGCGTAGAAATGGTGGCAGGGCAGAGGCTAAGCGCCCGGAACCTCTTGGAGACAGATGAACGGCGGATCTTGAAAGGTGGGAGGGGGTCATGCACAGAAAGACTCGACCAGACTCTGAGACTTCAGGCGCCAGAGCAGACTCACCATTGATTTATCCATCTCGACACTCCCTCGCATTCAAAAGAGGCTTCTTTGATCGACCTTTTCCCTTGTATAAATTGTGGTCCCTCAATCGTCACTCTGGGCCCAGCCGCACTGGGTCACTCACAGGCATCCACTTCTCGCCTTCACATTTCTTGTCGTGAACTCCCTTTGCGTCATACTGGCGCCGACCGGTTCTTCGACTTGCCTTCGTTCATCTCCTCCACACTTATATCCTTAGTTTCTTCCCGGGGCAGTCTTTACAATGTTTACTGCAACTCGCCGTCGGGTCCTAGATGGTTTGAATAGAAGATACATTTACGGTCGCTTGGTGAGTCGTGTGCCTCGTGTTCCCTCCCTTTTTGATCGCCACTCGCTTTTTCCTTTGCGAACCGGATAAGCGTGGGTCTTCCTCTGAGCAACTGTACTGATTGTATCATCTCTTCTCTGAACAGCCTTTACTTCatactattatattcctGATCGAGATGGCGGCAGCAACGCGGTTGGCGGCGAAGTTCAACTCCTACTATGCGGAGAAGCCGGTACTGACTACTATGGTCACGAACGCGGTAAGCTTTCCTGGAGCTCTATGACTGGCAGGCACAACCTTTGCGAAAGACACACTATTTGCGAGTTTGGGGGTTCGGATGGGCGAGTGTCTGACACTTGTCGTACTGGCGAATGCTCCAAAGAAAATTTCGGGGCTCGCCTGGTCTTGTGCCCCTTGCAAgcgaagaaacagaaggGCATTTCATCCTCGAGCCCTCTGATCGAGATGCCTATTGTCACCCTGCTGGCCCATGAATTTCGATTGAACGCATAAGCAAATGGCGTGTCTGAAGTGATGGTTGTGTGGCGGTGTCGACTCCTGGCGTTACGTATCCAAAATCAATTTGCTGACGGGGTATAACAGATCCTTGGAGGAGTTGCAGACACTGTTGCCCAATTGATCACAGCATTTAGAACACGAGCAACGGCACCACAGTGTGATGATTTCATTGCGATCGAGATAAATGATTTGGATAAGGAAAAGCCGCCTGCCTTGGGAGAGCTAGGTCATGCTAGCCATGCACCTCCTCCGTTCGACTTCGAACGACTCACTCGGTTCATGTCGTATGGTTTCTTCATGGCTCCAATCCAGTTCAAATGGTTCGGTTTCTTGTCGAGGGTGTTCCCGCTCGCAAAGAAGAACCCGACCGTCTCTGCTATGAAACGGGTTGCTTTCGACCAACTTCTCTTTGCTCCTTTCGGTATGGAAATCAAAAGTCAACAGTAACTAGAAGTAACTAATGGGTTATAGGTTTGGTGTGCTTCTTTTCGTTCATGACGGTTGCTGAAGGTGGTGGGAGACGGGCCTTGACCCGCAAGTTCCAGGACGTTTACCTGCCAACTCTTAAGGCAAACTATGTTCTCTGGCCAGCAGTCCAGATTTTGAACTTCAGGGTAGTTCCTATCCAATTCCAGATCGTAAGTATTGGCTGAAATGTTCTCTTATTTCCCTTGGCTAACAACTCGCGCAGCCGTTTGTCTCCTCGGTTGGTATTGCCTGGACTGCGTACCTCTCCCTCACAAACTCTGCAGAGGAGGAGTAAATCGTCCATGCCTATCACCACTATAGCCTAATTGCGGAGAGGCAATTCGCTTAGTCGGTCAAGGCACTAGACTGGCATGATATAGCGAAAGCCCGCTTCTATTTTATGCTCAAGGCCGACTGACTTGGACTTCGGGTGCGTGAGCACCACCGGTTGGTGCTGCTCGACCCTTTGCATATGGTTTTCCCTGGACTTTCTGATATCTCTGgctgctcttttcttcctaAATGTTGCTTGCTTATCGGGCGTTGTAATTGGATGGGTCATGTTGTCTTGGAGTTGTGATTAGGGGCTTGTCCCAATCATTTATATGGTTCGGACAAGGTCGTGAAGTTTTTACAGATAAATGTTGAATGTTACCATGCAACGAAAGATCAATTACGCCATACTTTTGACCCGACAACGTATGTAAACCCCACCATCATGTGCAGGAGGGCCCTGAGGACGAAAATGGGACGGCTGTTTATAGATCCTTGGAAGGACGGAGCGTGATTGCAGCTCATTACTGCGCTATCCGAGGCTATCGAGAATGCGCAGGCTTAATGTTCATCCCTAGGCATAGAAGCCCGAAGCATTCCGTCATGGCCGTGACATCAGTCCCGCATCAGCCCGAGCCCTCTGTGCCCTTCACCGGGCTGCCCCACCATGCCGCCAAAACAAATGGAAGCTCTTCGATTCCTACCCCGCCACTCACCGTGATACGGTTTCagcattttctttctcttacGACAGTAAAAGGGTAGTCTAATCTCCTGACACGGGTTATTTATCCCTGGTTTCCCTCCGATTGCTGTCCCTGATCGTCCATCTCTCCCGTTGCACGAGTTCCAACCACAATGTCTCTCACCAGCAAGCTTTCCATCACAGATGTGGATCTCAAGGACAAGCGTGTCCTGATCCGAGTACGTCAATGAGTCTGATATTGAAGCATGCAGTTGACTTGAACACTAACGCGATTACTCTGTAGGTTGACTTCAACGTACCCCTCGACAAGAAGGACAACACCACGATAACCAACCCCCAGCGTATTGTTGGTGCTCTGCCCACGATCAAGTATGCTATCGACAATGGCGCTAAGGCCGTTGTTCTGATGTCCCATCTCGGCCGTCCCGATGGCCACAAGAACCCCAAGTTCAGTTTGAAGCCTGTTGTGCCCAAGTTGAAGGAATTGCTCGGCCGCGACGTTATCTTCACCGATGACTCTGTCGGCAAAGACGTTGAGGAGACCGTCAACAAGGCCTCTGGCGGCCAGGTAATCCTTCTTGAGAACCTGCGCTTCcacgccgaggaggagggtagCTCCAAGGACGAACAGGGCAACAAGATCAAGGCCGACAAGGAAAAGGTTGCTGAGTTCCGTAAGGGACTTACTGCCCTTGGCGATATCTACATCAGTGAGTAGCGGCTTTATCCAGATCAGTATAGATATGGACCAGTAACTGATTGTCATGCAGACGATGCTTTCGGTACTGCCCACCGTGCCCACAGCTCCATGGTCGGTGTCGACCTCCCCCAGAAGGCCTCCGGTTTCCTCGTGAAGAAGGAACTCGAATACTTCGCCAAGGCCCTCGAATCGCCCCAGCGCCCCTTCCTCGCTATCCTTGGAGGCTCCAAGGTCTCTGATAAGATCCAGCTGATCGACAACCTTCTCCCCAAGGTCAACAGCCTGATCATCACCGGTGGTATGGCATTCACCTTCAAGAAGACTCTCGAGGGTGTCAAGATCGGCAACAGCTTGTTCGACCAGCCCGGTAGCGAGATTGTCGGTAAGATCGtggagaaggccaaggccaacAACGTCAAGATCGTTCTCCCCGTCGACTACGTCACCGCTGATAAGTTCGCTGCCGACGCGAAGGTTGGCTACGCCACAGACGAGCAGGGAATCCCTGACGGCTTCATGGGCTTGGATGTTGGCAAGAACAGTGTCGAGTCCTACAAGCAGACCATCGCTGAGTCCAAGACTATCCTCTGGAACGGACCCCCTGGTGTTTTCGAGCTGGAGCCCTTCGCTACCGCTACCAAGGCTACTCTCGACGCTGCTGTGTCGGCTGTCCAGAACGGCGCTACCGTTATCATTGGCGGTGGTGACACAGCTACCGTTGCCGCTAAGTACGGCGCTGAAGATAAGATCAGCCACGTCTCCACTGGCGGTGGTGCCTCTTTGGAGCTCCTCGAGGGCAAGGAACTGCCTGGTGTTTCTGCTCTGTCAAGTAAGTAAATGACTATgcaaaggaaagaaagtaTTTCCATTTAGAAACGAGACGATCTATACCGACCATAACCTTGGCGGGTCGGCTACTTTTGCCATGAATCTAATGTACCATGActtttctaaa
This region of Aspergillus puulaauensis MK2 DNA, chromosome 5, nearly complete sequence genomic DNA includes:
- a CDS encoding Mpv17/PMP22 family protein (COG:S;~EggNog:ENOG410PJFR;~InterPro:IPR007248;~PFAM:PF04117;~TransMembrane:3 (o24-42i126-148o168-185i);~antiSMASH:Cluster_5.4;~go_component: GO:0016021 - integral component of membrane [Evidence IEA]) → MFTATRRRVLDGLNRRYIYGRLPLLHTIIFLIEMAAATRLAAKFNSYYAEKPVLTTMVTNAILGGVADTVAQLITAFRTRATAPQCDDFIAIEINDLDKEKPPALGELGHASHAPPPFDFERLTRFMSYGFFMAPIQFKWFGFLSRVFPLAKKNPTVSAMKRVAFDQLLFAPFGLVCFFSFMTVAEGGGRRALTRKFQDVYLPTLKANYVLWPAVQILNFRVVPIQFQIPFVSSVGIAWTAYLSLTNSAEEE
- a CDS encoding TRAPP trafficking subunit Trs65 domain-containing protein (COG:S;~EggNog:ENOG410PH9J;~InterPro:IPR024662;~PFAM:PF12735;~antiSMASH:Cluster_5.4;~go_component: GO:1990071 - TRAPPII protein complex [Evidence IEA];~go_process: GO:0006891 - intra-Golgi vesicle-mediated transport [Evidence IEA]), producing the protein MHGGHATAAPAMPSFDVPGEFLRHAVLDTVVPHASNIDLEAALTSALEEGAEDLPSVLSYIPQRSILFFDEFCTARVVLRLSNCSQSSLKSHLQNLDIRVDVFAIDPAEAVAENPTPTRDLIFSGVVDTQADPLVVVNEFEGESGEGNHIYVIWNVETFLKRPRIRIQHPSIIFIANASLNPAETRHDAREDTYLPSLVPASTNVLQPLTTDSAFGHKDPFLPASRLLRVVPAKYSEDPIYNVLQESGHPTRIVPAASARIRYSRLNSFSSRPTTIANLDFEVTPFLNCEVVFDRADLRLSDGSIEILTNGTGLVPPVTCHPRDDITLMYKLTPECGPDSRDSTTVLVSTLEISLEAVINVSENCNPRIMMQWTTNIDFSLALNPNFGAPSQALQRTNRPTSLSTLPSQAGTVPGGNQSNRTSLRERAYSATESMGVTMSFTGPQTVDVGKPFSWSVFIVNRSATPRKFAMIAIPRRKVANARGHVARPSSSSMTTRRSDQVAEAVTDDNIVHAMQKSVAGQEADLVCLSTDVRVGPLLPGTCFETDLKFLPLALGSLRLESVRLIDVNTNETTDIKDLPDILSLGQNA
- the pgkA gene encoding phosphoglycerate kinase pgkA (BUSCO:EOG09262F22;~COG:G;~EggNog:ENOG410PGBU;~InterPro:IPR001576,IPR036043,IPR015824,IPR015911;~PFAM:PF00162;~antiSMASH:Cluster_5.4;~go_function: GO:0004618 - phosphoglycerate kinase activity [Evidence IEA];~go_process: GO:0006096 - glycolytic process [Evidence IEA]), giving the protein MSLTSKLSITDVDLKDKRVLIRVDFNVPLDKKDNTTITNPQRIVGALPTIKYAIDNGAKAVVLMSHLGRPDGHKNPKFSLKPVVPKLKELLGRDVIFTDDSVGKDVEETVNKASGGQVILLENLRFHAEEEGSSKDEQGNKIKADKEKVAEFRKGLTALGDIYINDAFGTAHRAHSSMVGVDLPQKASGFLVKKELEYFAKALESPQRPFLAILGGSKVSDKIQLIDNLLPKVNSLIITGGMAFTFKKTLEGVKIGNSLFDQPGSEIVGKIVEKAKANNVKIVLPVDYVTADKFAADAKVGYATDEQGIPDGFMGLDVGKNSVESYKQTIAESKTILWNGPPGVFELEPFATATKATLDAAVSAVQNGATVIIGGGDTATVAAKYGAEDKISHVSTGGGASLELLEGKELPGVSALSSK